A single Pseudomonas sp. DC1.2 DNA region contains:
- a CDS encoding ABC transporter permease — translation MARLPMLRLFSLAIRQLLRDARAGELRVLFFALVVAVAASTAIGYFGARLNGAMMLRATEFLGADLLLEGSSPARDEQIRSGTELGLEHAQVVEFSSVIATDNGIQLSSIKAVDNSYPLRGELKSAPTPFAPEVSGGGPKPGEAWVEARLLTALNLKMGDSIDVGMKTLKLSRVLTYEPDRAGNFYSLTPRVLINLSDLNATGVVQPGSRVSYRELWRGQSQMLEAYRQSIKPGLAANQRLQDARDGNRQIGGALGKAERYLNMASLVAVLLSGVAVALSATRFATRRFDASALLRCLGLSRRETMVLFSLQLTLLGLLASLSGALIGWLAQLGLFALLHDLVPSDVPPGGLFPAIAGIGTGLVALAGFALPPLAALGRVPPLRVLRRDMLPIPSSTWMVYGAALGALGLIMWRLSLDLVLTFALLGGGVLAALILGGLLLLLLKSLRRILARASLPWRLGLGQLLRHPLAAAGQSLAFGLILLSMALVALLRGELLDTWQNQLPKNAPNYFALNILPADKQAFTDRLIELSAQSAPLYPVVPGRLISINGEPVQDVVSKDSAGDRAIQRDLSLTWAADLPAGNTLTAGSWWTQQTADDVPGVSVEGKVAESLKLKLGDHLVFTVGGVNREAKVTSLRQINWDNFQPNFFMIFQPGTLKDLPATYLTSFYLAAGHDQQIVDLSRAFPAVTILQIEALLEQLRSILAQVTLAVEYVLLFVLAAGMAVLFSGLQATLDERIRQGALLRALGAERQLLVKARRIEFGLLGAVSGLLAALGCELVSLVLYRYAFDLSWHPHPWLLVLPLIGAVLIGGAGVFGTRRALNASPLTVLREG, via the coding sequence ATGGCACGCCTGCCAATGTTGCGCCTGTTCAGTCTCGCCATCCGCCAGCTACTGCGCGACGCTCGTGCCGGTGAGTTGCGCGTGTTGTTCTTCGCGCTGGTGGTCGCCGTCGCTGCGAGCACCGCCATCGGCTACTTTGGTGCTCGCCTGAACGGCGCCATGATGTTGCGTGCCACCGAGTTTCTCGGCGCCGACCTGCTGCTCGAAGGCAGCTCCCCGGCACGCGACGAACAGATACGAAGCGGCACGGAGCTGGGGCTTGAACATGCTCAAGTGGTGGAGTTTTCCAGCGTCATCGCCACCGACAACGGCATTCAACTCTCCAGCATCAAAGCCGTCGACAACAGTTACCCTCTGCGCGGCGAACTGAAAAGCGCCCCGACCCCCTTCGCCCCGGAAGTGTCCGGCGGCGGGCCTAAACCCGGCGAAGCGTGGGTTGAAGCGCGACTGCTGACTGCGCTGAACCTGAAAATGGGCGATAGCATCGACGTCGGCATGAAAACGCTGAAACTGTCGCGCGTGCTGACATACGAACCGGACCGCGCCGGTAATTTCTACAGCCTCACCCCTCGGGTCTTGATTAATCTCAGCGATCTGAACGCGACCGGCGTCGTACAACCTGGCAGTCGAGTCAGTTACCGTGAACTGTGGCGCGGCCAATCGCAGATGCTGGAAGCCTATCGCCAATCGATCAAGCCCGGCCTCGCGGCCAACCAGCGGTTACAGGATGCCCGCGATGGTAACCGGCAGATCGGCGGCGCCTTGGGCAAGGCCGAACGTTACTTGAACATGGCCAGTCTGGTAGCGGTGCTGTTATCCGGCGTGGCCGTTGCGCTGTCGGCGACACGCTTCGCCACCCGCCGATTCGATGCGAGTGCGTTGCTGCGCTGCCTCGGTTTGTCACGCCGGGAAACAATGGTGCTGTTCAGTTTGCAACTGACCCTATTGGGATTGCTGGCCAGCCTAAGCGGTGCCCTCATCGGTTGGTTGGCGCAACTTGGGTTGTTTGCGTTGCTGCATGATTTGGTCCCCAGCGATGTGCCACCGGGCGGCCTGTTTCCGGCCATTGCCGGGATCGGCACCGGGCTGGTCGCACTGGCCGGGTTCGCCCTGCCGCCGCTGGCCGCTCTGGGTAGAGTTCCGCCATTGCGCGTGCTGCGCAGGGACATGCTACCCATTCCCTCCAGCACCTGGATGGTCTACGGCGCAGCACTGGGCGCACTCGGGCTAATCATGTGGCGCTTGAGCCTGGACCTGGTCCTGACTTTCGCTCTGCTGGGCGGCGGCGTGCTGGCAGCCTTGATCCTCGGCGGCTTGCTGTTGCTGCTGCTCAAAAGCCTTCGCCGAATACTGGCTCGCGCGTCGTTGCCATGGCGCCTGGGCTTGGGTCAATTGCTGCGCCATCCACTGGCCGCAGCCGGCCAGTCGCTGGCCTTCGGTTTGATTCTGTTATCCATGGCTCTGGTCGCGCTGCTGCGCGGCGAGTTACTGGACACTTGGCAAAATCAGCTCCCCAAAAACGCACCGAACTACTTCGCGTTGAACATTCTGCCAGCGGACAAACAGGCCTTCACCGACCGCCTGATCGAACTCTCCGCGCAGTCGGCGCCTCTTTACCCGGTGGTGCCAGGACGTCTGATCAGTATCAATGGCGAGCCCGTGCAGGATGTTGTCAGCAAGGACTCCGCAGGTGACCGGGCGATTCAGCGCGACCTGAGTCTGACGTGGGCGGCGGACCTGCCGGCGGGCAATACGCTCACCGCCGGCTCTTGGTGGACCCAACAGACCGCGGATGATGTCCCCGGCGTTTCAGTCGAAGGTAAAGTCGCTGAAAGTTTGAAGCTGAAACTGGGTGATCACTTGGTGTTCACCGTCGGCGGGGTCAATCGCGAAGCAAAAGTCACCAGCCTGCGCCAAATCAATTGGGACAATTTCCAACCAAATTTTTTCATGATCTTCCAGCCAGGCACCCTGAAAGATCTGCCGGCGACGTACCTCACCAGCTTCTATCTGGCTGCCGGTCACGATCAGCAGATTGTCGACCTGTCCAGGGCATTCCCGGCGGTCACTATTCTGCAAATCGAAGCCTTGTTGGAGCAGTTGCGCAGCATCCTCGCTCAAGTAACCCTGGCGGTGGAATACGTGCTGTTGTTTGTCCTCGCAGCGGGGATGGCGGTGCTGTTCTCCGGCTTGCAGGCGACCCTTGATGAACGTATTCGCCAAGGCGCACTGTTACGGGCGCTGGGCGCCGAACGGCAACTGCTGGTCAAAGCCCGGAGGATCGAATTCGGCTTGTTGGGCGCCGTCAGCGGTTTGCTGGCAGCACTGGGTTGCGAATTGGTGAGCCTGGTGCTTTACCGCTATGCCTTCGACCTGTCTTGGCATCCGC